One genomic segment of Ictalurus punctatus breed USDA103 chromosome 12, Coco_2.0, whole genome shotgun sequence includes these proteins:
- the nrsn1l gene encoding neurensin 1-like — translation MASYSEIHGSERAKSMPGYSFGVRSYLHYFYEECTASVWDKEDIQNQRSYQWWSSGLCKVSLAFGTVLFAVGLVVLAVGFAVPTRIEAFGEGELLFVDRHAMRYNQALSMCVQVGIGMLTLGGLMMTVGLLLSAFSRPTTSPQPPGKENKGIIGRGGGADGKNPTNVLTKAPSPAVGDVAVPVALSKVENVQP, via the exons ATGGCCTCTTACTCTGAGATACATGGGTCGGAGCGCGCCAAGAGCATGCCAGGCTATAGTTTTGGGGTGCGATCCTACCTGCACTATTTCTACGAGGAGTGTACAGCCTCTGTATGGGACAAGGAGGACATTCAGAACCAGCGTTCATACCAGTGGTGGAGTTCAGGTCTCTGCAAG GTTTCTCTTGCATTCGGAACGGTCCTATTCGCCGTGGGGTTGGTGGTGTTGGCCGTGGGTTTTGCAGTTCCAACTCGAATCGAGGCATTTGGCGAGGGAGAATTGCTCTTTGTGGACCGGCATGCAATGCGATACAACCAGGCCCTCAGCATGTGTGTGCAGGTTGGCATTGGGATGCTGACCTTGGGTGGCCTGATGATGACTGTTGGCCTGCTGCTGTCTGCTTTCTCCAGACCCACAACCAGTCCACAGCCTCCTGGGAAAGAAAATAAGGGCATCATCGGGAGAGGAGGTGGGGCAGATGGAAAGAACCCAACAAATGTTCTCACTAAAGCTCCCAGTCCAGCTGTAGGCGATGTAGCTGTGCCTGTTGCTCTCTCTAAAGTGGAGAACGTCCAGCCATAA